DNA sequence from the Egibacteraceae bacterium genome:
AGCCCTGGGGGCTGATCGAGCTCAGCGTGCACGATCCGGACGGGCTCGAGCTCGTGATCGTGGAAACCCCCGGCGACCATCCGCTGCGCCGTCGCGACTAGCGTTCCCGGCAGTGCTCGACGATGGAGGACCAGCCGCCCTCGCCGGCGGACTCGATGACGTGGTCGGCCAGCGCCAACGCCGCGTCGCAGCCGTCGCGCACCACGCAGGAGATCGCGGCGCCGTGGAGCAGCTCCACGTCGTTCGCCCCGTCGCCGACGGCGAGCACCCGTCCCGGATCGATGCGCTGCTCGCGACAGTAGGCCAGCACACCCTCCCACTTGCTGGTCTGGGGCGGCCGGACGGTGATCGTGGCACCGGGGAAGTACGCGTCGTGGGTCACGGTCGCCGTGCCCGCACCGCGCAGGCTGCCGGCGACCGCCGCGACCGGTGCGCGGCCGCCGTCCACCACGACGAAGGCGTACACCGCCTCGGACGCCACCGCCTGATCGAGGTCGCCGCGGCCGAGCCCGTCGCCGATGTGGGCCAGGTGCAGGGCGTGCGTGGAGGGCTCCGGGCCGACGAGCACGTCGATGTCGGGACGGTTGACGTACACCGCCGGTGACAGCCCGGCCGTGGTGAACGCCGACAGGGTGGCGACCGCGTCGGCAGGGCGGAAGCACGCCTCGTGGAAGCACCGGCCGTCGCTGAGGTGGTAGCCCATCGCGCCGTCGAGCAGCACCGCCGGCAGCTCGAGGCGGTGGCGGTGCAAGGAGGCGGCCGCGCTGCGCAGCCGGCGTCCCGTGGCCACGAGGACGGGGACCTGACGGCTCGCCAGCTCGTGCAGCGCGGCGAGGGTGCGCTCGTGCACCCGCTCGTCGGCATCCCACAGGGTGCCGTCGAGATCGGTGACCACCAGGGAGATGCCGGATGTCATGGCGTTTCCGAGGGTAGCGCGGTGGGCGCCCGTCACGGGCGGTGGCGCACTCAACGCACCGTCAGGGTGGTGGTGGCGGCCTCCCGCTGGCCGTCGACCTCGCCGACGACCTCGATCCGGTAGGCGCCGGGAGCGGGGAGATCCACCGCGGGTCCGGTGTAGTGGCCGGGTCCCGAGTCCAGCAGGCGCGGCTCGACGCTCCTCCCACCGCGGGACAGGGTCACGGTCACGTCCT
Encoded proteins:
- a CDS encoding HAD family hydrolase; this encodes MTSGISLVVTDLDGTLWDADERVHERTLAALHELASRQVPVLVATGRRLRSAAASLHRHRLELPAVLLDGAMGYHLSDGRCFHEACFRPADAVATLSAFTTAGLSPAVYVNRPDIDVLVGPEPSTHALHLAHIGDGLGRGDLDQAVASEAVYAFVVVDGGRAPVAAVAGSLRGAGTATVTHDAYFPGATITVRPPQTSKWEGVLAYCREQRIDPGRVLAVGDGANDVELLHGAAISCVVRDGCDAALALADHVIESAGEGGWSSIVEHCRER